A segment of the Rhizobium sp. ZPR4 genome:
CCGCGACCTTGCTGTCCTTCGGGTCGTTCGCCATGTTGTACATGTAGGTCCAGTTCAGCGCGAAGGCGGCGTCGCCGTTTTCGAAGACCTTGCGGACATCCTCTTCGAGGAATTCCTTGGAGTTCGGGTTGGTGAGGCCGGACTTGTAGCTGTTGACCATGTACTTCAGGGCATCGAGGCCGCCGCCGGTCTGGAAGTCCGGCTTGCCGTCCTTGATGAAATCACCCTTATAGGCGCTGACGAGCGTCGCATAGTCGCAGATCGCGGCTTCCGCCTGCGACCAGCTCCAGGCGATCGGTGTTGCCAGAAGGCCCTTGTCCTTGATGATCTTCGCCTGTTCGTTGAGCTCGTCCCAGGTCTTCGGCGGCGTCTTGATGCCGGCCTTTTCCAGGATTTCCTTGTTGTAGAACAGGTACTTGGTATCGAGAATCCATGGCATGCCATAGTACTTGCCGTCATACTGGACCGTCGTCCAGGCGCCCGGCAGCACGCTCTTCTTCGTGTCGTCGGAGATGCGCGAGGACACATCGACCAGAACCTTGTTGGTCGCGTATTCGGCCGGCCAGATCACGTCGAACAGCACGACGTCGTAGCCGCCGCCGGACCCCTGAGCGAGCACGGTCTTGTCATGCAGGCCTTCGTAAGGAACGAATTCGAGATTGACCTTGATGTCCGGATTGGCCTTGGAGAAGGCATCCGTCATGGCGCGCACATCGGCTTCGCTATAGGCAGCCTGTGCCATGAAGAGGGCATTGATCGTGGTTTCGGCAAAGGCATGCGAGGCGAAGGATGCGCCGATCAGCGCTGCGCCGAGCAATGTCTTGTTCAATGATTTCAACATTCCATCCTCCAGTTTTTGACAGTCACGCGATTTTTCCAATGGCGGCTCAAGCGTCGCCATCGGTTGTCGGGCAGGCAATTGGCCGGGCCGGCTGCCGAACATCGATCGGCGCGTCTCTGGAGCCCGAAAGCTCGCTTAAGTTCCCTGATGAAACTCTGTGGTTTCTTTTAAGTCAATTGTCTTGACTAATTTGTTCTTCAATATTCTATTGGTGTCAAGAGGCAAAAACAGATGAACGATATTCGCCCGATCAGGGCTACGAGCGGAACGAACCACGAAGGCACCAGCGCCCATAACCGGCGGGTCATCATCGACGCCCTCAGGCTGAACGGCGCGCTCTCCCGCGCCGATCTTGCACGCGCCACCCGCCTGACGAAGCAGACGGTCTCCAACATCATGGAGGAGCTGGAAAACGACGGGCTGGTGACGTCTAG
Coding sequences within it:
- a CDS encoding extracellular solute-binding protein, which gives rise to MLKSLNKTLLGAALIGASFASHAFAETTINALFMAQAAYSEADVRAMTDAFSKANPDIKVNLEFVPYEGLHDKTVLAQGSGGGYDVVLFDVIWPAEYATNKVLVDVSSRISDDTKKSVLPGAWTTVQYDGKYYGMPWILDTKYLFYNKEILEKAGIKTPPKTWDELNEQAKIIKDKGLLATPIAWSWSQAEAAICDYATLVSAYKGDFIKDGKPDFQTGGGLDALKYMVNSYKSGLTNPNSKEFLEEDVRKVFENGDAAFALNWTYMYNMANDPKDSKVAGKVGVVPAPGVAGKSEASAVNGSMGLGITSASKHPDEAWKYISFMTSQATQNQYAKLSLPIWASSYSDPAVTKGQEELIAAAKIGLAAMYPRPTTPKYQELSTALQQAIQESLLGQSSPEDALKSAADNSGL